A segment of the Acidobacteriota bacterium genome:
TGCTCAAGCACTCGGCGTCGGCCGAGCTGATCTCCGCGATTCGCGCCGCGCTCGAGGGGAAGACCTACCTCACGCCGCAGCTCGCGGGAGAGGTCCTGGGAGCCATGAAACAGGGGCCGGAGAAGGCCGGCGGCCCGATCGGTGCCCTCACGCCGCGGCAGCGGGAGGTTCTCCAGCTCCTTGCGGAGGGGCATTCGGCGAAGGAGATCGCGTCGCATCTCGGGATTTCGGCGCGGACCGTGGAGTTCCACAAGTACCAGATCATGGAAGCGCTGGACCTTCACACGAACGCCGAGCTGACCCATTTCGCCATCAAGCACGGCCTCGTCGAGCTCTGACCTTCGGACCGGACCCCGTAAATC
Coding sequences within it:
- a CDS encoding response regulator transcription factor, which gives rise to MNSPRRPRVLLADDHLLVAEALKSLLAVEFDLVGVVEDGRALLEAARMLRPDVIVADVTMPHLNGIDALVQLRQGGDRVPVVFLTMHRDATFARRALDAGAAGFVLKHSASAELISAIRAALEGKTYLTPQLAGEVLGAMKQGPEKAGGPIGALTPRQREVLQLLAEGHSAKEIASHLGISARTVEFHKYQIMEALDLHTNAELTHFAIKHGLVEL